The Triticum aestivum cultivar Chinese Spring chromosome 7B, IWGSC CS RefSeq v2.1, whole genome shotgun sequence genome window below encodes:
- the LOC123156998 gene encoding uncharacterized protein isoform X3, translating to MATEPGAGAFTRCAYGSGGDDGAYGSGGDDGAYGSGGGQDVPSAISTSKSRIGGARTMALQGIEPEECDPSCQDRFLRVENSSSERFILTGELSCGLDGDVGAVQEACWVCLFQGSEPGQDLWKKFTTRTRRESLTGILRRQSDGRARHPLSQLDDSLAS from the exons CCTGGAGCAGGAGCGTTTACTCGCTGTGCCTATGGTAGTGGCGGCGACGATGGCGCGTATGGTAGTGGCGGCGACGATGGCGCGTATGGTAGTGGCGGCGGCCAGGACGTGCCCTCGGCGATCTCGACATCCAAGTCAAG GATTGGCGGCGCAAGAACGATGGCGCTGCAGGGGATCGAACCAGAGGAATGTGATCCATCCTGTCAAGATCGGTTTCTGCGTGTG GAGAACTCCAGTTCTGAAAGGTTTATACTCACCG GTGAGTTGAGCTGCGGCTTGGATGGGGATGTTGGTGCTGTTCAAGAGGCCTGCTGGGTTTGCCTTTTTCAAGGTTCTGAACCAGGGCAG GATCTATGGAAGAAGTTCACGACTCGGACTCGACGAGAAAG CCTCACCGGCATCCTGAGGCGACAGAGCGACGGCCGCGCTCGACACCCTCTTTCGCAACTCGACGACAGCCTAGCGTCATAG